From Branchiostoma floridae strain S238N-H82 chromosome 5, Bfl_VNyyK, whole genome shotgun sequence:
AATTAGAGTCCAGGCTAACCAAACTGCTTTACCTATTTTTCCTCACCTTCAAAAACTTGAGAATCATCAACGACTCATTGCCACGCCTCTCCTTGTCATCTGATATCTTGCTCACAGTTGCTGCCATTTcctgtaaaacacaacatatcCTTTAATGTTATAAGAGTCTTCATACACACTTGTTCAAGACAAGTTAATGCTCATCCATTGTGGGTGTGCCTTAGTAATCATGTTGTAGTGATGTCTCAATTTCATCTGTCAAACCAAATAAACATGTATCTTAGCTATGATTATTACAAATCCATCAAAGAAACATGCATAGTAGGTGCTGAACGAACTATTTCTAGTGTCCCTACAAACCTTGATGTCTTCCAGAGTTGTACCGTCGTCGCTGACCCGGAGGTCGTACTTCCCGCGGGTGGGTCCGTCCATGCCCTCGCTGCGGGACTCCACCATCTCCTTCAGGTACTGCTCGTCAACCTTGTCCATGGCAGCCTTCAGGTCATTCCTGAAGCCCTAAAGTGTGAGATAAGAAACTTTGGTGAAACGAAAGACAACACTGCTCGTCCATCTTGTCCATGGCAGCCTTCAGGTCATTCCTGAAGCCCTAAACTAAAGTGTGAGGTAAGAAATTTTGGTAAAGGGAAAGACAACACTGCTCGTCCACCTTGTCTATTGAAGCCTTCAGGTCATTCCTGAAGCCCTAAAGTGTGAGGTAAGGAACTTTGGTGAAACGAAAGACAACACTGCTCGTCCATCTTGTCCATGGCAGCCTTTAGGTCATTCCTGAAGCCCTAAAGTGTGAGGTAAGGAACTTTGGTAAAAGGGAAGACAATACACAATTATGACAACTACCGCTAGTCTACAAAACaaggaatacatgtataacaaagaTGACAATAGTATAAAAGTGACCAAGATATGCACAACATAATTTCACTAAATCTTAAAGAGCATAAAGTTGCAATTTTGAATCCATAAGTCTGTGTTGACCGTgaataaatacaaaattgctGTCACTTATATCTAACATTACAATACAGTTATGTTTGAGTTTATTTGTGTTAGCCTAAATGCTTACCTTGTTCACTTCAGGCTCTAAGATTTCAATTCGTCTGAAAAACACCAAGCAAGGACGTTTACCGGTAGTTATGAATAACGTTTAGTAACTACATCCACATTTTGCCTCATAAGTAGAATGAATTGTTAATATTTGGTACTAGAATATTGACAGGTATCAAACATTGTGTCGCAGTATATTGTGTGATCAAAAACTGACCATGCTTCATTTTACAAAATAGTACTTAGCTTATACAAAACTTAACAGAAGTCTCTAGGAATAAGTACATGTTCCACACCTTAACCTCTGGTACGCGTCATAGTCTGTCTCCCCAAACAGTCTGACAGGCTCTTCTCTCTCGCGCAGTCTATAAATCACCTGAAtatgaataaaaacaacatcttTTGTTTGTACTAACTTCAGTACAGACATTGCTTTAAAATGCAAGTCAGACCTGCAGTAATATTATACTAATAAGTTTCCCAGCTCAAAATCTATTTTGGGTGAATTTTCACAACTCTATATACCTGTTCAGTAATgtatatttctatcatttttaccATATAGTCTTACTGGAACCTACAATAGCATTAAGGTGCACCTAACCAAAAAATTTAAGATGGACCTGACTGGATGGACCAGCAGAACAATACATGATACAGATGGATCAGTCTGGATCAGACGGACTAGAATTTAACAGAATCTAGCATACCTAATTTTGGTTAATGAAATCTGAGCAGTTAAACCTAAGATATCTATATTGATGTCTACACTGACCTCCTCTCTAGGTAgcatcttcttctccttctgctCAGGGGAAACCTTGGATGTTCCTGGTGTGGGTTCTGTGCTTTTCTCCTGTTGCATccattttgaaatacatgtgaaaCAAGTACACCATACCAATATTCACATATTTCCATAGattaaaaacttgaaaaaatagTTCTTTTCAGTTAAAGGAGCTATGACTGATATCTCTACAACTAAATAAAGATGGAGAATTATGAATAACAGTCAGATACTTATTTCAAAATATCACACCCCAAACATTAGGAATAGATTCTCTTTCTCTGACATTAGTGACAAGCAAAACATCaaattgaccagggatgctactaggtcaAATGTGGCCACAATACCCCATTTTGGCTGAAAATTAGGAAAAGGCCACACTGTGTACGGGACAAAAATCCCCCACCCCAACTCCTTCGCTCCTCTCACACACACCCCATGCAATTTATTTTCTGGAAACAAATGTGATAGACATCAATTCACTGACAAATATACTGTGCAAATGGTGCAGGCAAAATGTCAGAATCAACCAGTCCACACACCTCTTGATCTTGCTTGTCTTTCTCATACTGAAAGAGAATGAACAGATAGCGAGTTAGTCAACATATGTATTGACATCCATCAATAAGTACAAATGTGAATTATCAATATGTATATTGTCTTTGATGAATAGGGACACGGAGAAGCTTTGCACTGCTACAACCCAAAAATAAATCCCAACAAAATGTTGAAAGTTATCCCTCACCAAGTTCATCCGTCTGTAGTAGTCTTCTTCTTGTTTGGCCTGCAGTTCACCTCTTTTGAAGAACTTCTTGTTTTCCTTCGTGTTTGCAAAATACATTGATTTACAGGTAATTCATTATATTTCTTTTAAAGAAATCTTTAATCTTTCACACTTTTCACAAGAACACAGATTTACACTTGACAAATCACACTTGACAAAATTTGTGAAATATCAGGcatttgattcattcattctatgACAGTTCAATATGACTTTACTCCTAGTGTCAATAATATTTCAATGACCATGATAATTACAAATTTGTTGACCTCTTGTTTAAAAAGTACGAATTTTTCAAGCATGGCTATGTGTAGAAGTTTCCGGAAGtcaacagcccccctcccacacttaCATCCACCAGCTTGGCGTCTTCTAGCTGCTTGCGTTTCCGCGCCATCTCCGCTTTCAGGATGTCCATGGTAAGTTTGAGACTTCTCACACCAGCTTAAACAGTGCCTGGAGGAGTATGTCGCCCCAAAACCTgctgaaaatacagaaaacgtgAAAACTACGTCACCAAAAAATCGTCAACAAAGTTCTGTCGTGACCTCGGCATGCACATTATGAACTGTTTTGTGATTGGTTAAATTTGTTCAGAG
This genomic window contains:
- the LOC118415500 gene encoding pre-mRNA-splicing factor 18-like, whose product is MDILKAEMARKRKQLEDAKLVDENKKFFKRGELQAKQEEDYYRRMNLYEKDKQDQEEKSTEPTPGTSKVSPEQKEKKMLPREEVIYRLREREEPVRLFGETDYDAYQRLRRIEILEPEVNKGFRNDLKAAMDKVDEQYLKEMVESRSEGMDGPTRGKYDLRVSDDGTTLEDIKEMAATVSKISDDKERRGNESLMILKFLKFLMDQWAKELNARQEEVKRSVQGKLMTATHAQTGEYLRPLFNKLKKKSVPSDIQFALLEIVSNLLEREYVRANDAYLRMAIGNAPWPIGVTMVGIHARTGREKIFAQNVAHVLNDETQRKYIQALKRLMTLCQQHFPADPSKCVEYNSRPTLLVGQ